From the Xiphophorus maculatus strain JP 163 A chromosome 20, X_maculatus-5.0-male, whole genome shotgun sequence genome, one window contains:
- the trpc4ap gene encoding short transient receptor potential channel 4-associated protein isoform X2: MATLLGSEFSSSGRKRRNCNSNIVTKLTSSKITGKGFNRGTQLPGGLLQERDKPAKWHGIPDLLQKLHESSHPNSDLSHAHSYLKSLSSQLSVEAMSFVTEDRKTAQESTFPNTYTFDLFGGVDLLVEILMRPTLTMQKKKPKMNDELVKDCLSVLYNCCICTEGVTKSLAARDDFVLFLFTLMTNKKTFLQTATLIEDILGVKKMIQLEGIPNLSGLVQSFDQQQLANFCRILSVTISEPDIGNDDKHTLLAKNAQQKRNACPSRAEVNQVTLLNIPGFIERLCKLATRKVSEATGANFLQELEDWYTWLDNALVLDALMQMATEEAEQSSTESSDESPLATSPLRHRLPQSMKTVHEIMYKVEVLYVLCVLLMGRQRNQVHKMLADFRLIPGLNNLFDKLIWRKYTASNHVVHGQNENCDCSPEISFKIQFLRLLQSFSDHHENKYLLLNNQELNELSAISMKANIPEVEALVNTDRSLVCDGKKGLLTRLLTVMKREPPDSSFRFWQARAVESFLRGATSYADQMFLLKRGLLEHILLCIIDSGCTSRDVLQSYFDLLGELMKFNIDAFKRFNKYVNTPEKFQAFLTQINSSLVDSNMLVRCIVLSLDRFESQTEDVKVMEVLSECCLLSYVARVENRLSFLFRLINIINVQTLTQENVSCLNTSLVILMLARRKAKLPFYLNALREKEHMEKYPGCLLNNFHNLLRFWQRHYLNKDKDSTCLENSSCIPFSYWKETVSVLLGSDRTSRCAIVSYIDEPFIDLDRDLLED; encoded by the exons ATGGCGACGCTTCTGGGGTCTGAGTTCTCTAGTAGTGGAAGAAAACGAAGAAATTGTAACAGTAATATAGTCACAAAGTTAACGTCTAGTAAAATAACCGGGAAAGGTTTCAACCGAGGAACACAG CTCCCTGGAGGCTTGCTTCAGGAGAGAGATAAACCTGCTAAGTGGCATGGCATCCCTGACCTGCTCCAGAAGCTCCACGAGAGCAGCCACCCCAACAGCGACCTCTCCCACGCTCACAGCTATCTCAAG AGCTTATCATCACAGCTCTCGGTGGAGGCCATGTCTTTCGTCACAGAAGACAGGAAGACCGCTCAGGAATCCACCTTCCCCAACACCTACACCTTTGATCTGTTTGGTGGAGTTGAT CTGCTTGTGGAAATCTTAATGAGACCCACACTAACtatgcagaagaagaaacccaAAA tgaatgATGAGCTCGTCAAAGACTGCCTTAGTGTTCTCTACAACTGTTGTATATGT ACGGAGGGAGTGACAAAGAGCCTGGCAGCCAGGGACgactttgttctgtttctctTCACTCTGATGACAAACAAGAAGACGTTTCTGCAGACGGCGACACTCATTGAAGACATTCTTGGAGTGAAAAAG ATGATTCAGTTGGAAGGAATCCCCAACCTCTCAGGTCTTGTCCAAAGCTTcgaccagcagcagctggccAATTTCTGCCGCATCCTGTCCGTCACCATCTCAGAACCAGATATAGGGAACGACGACAAGCACACGCTACTGGCCAAAAACGCTCAGCAGAAGCGCAACGCCTGCCCATCTCGCGCTGAGGTCAACCAGG TGACTCTACTGAACATCCCGGGCTTCATTGAGCGGCTGTGTAAGTTAGCCACTAGAAAAGTGTCTGAAGCCACAGGAGCAAACTTCCTGCAGGAGCTGGAGGACTGGTACACCTGGCTGGACAACGCACTGGTGCTTGACGCGCTCATGCAGATGGCCACCGAGGAGGCTGAGCAGAGCAGCACAG AGTCATCAGACGAGAGTCCTCTGGCCACCAGCCCTCTGAGACACAGGCTGCCCCAGTCCATGAAGACCGTCCACGAGATCATGTACAAGGTGGAGGTTCTGTACGTGCTCTGCGTCCTCCTGATGGGCCGACAGAGGAACCAG GTCCACAAGATGCTGGCCGATTTCCGTCTCATCCCGGGGCTCAACAACCTGTTCGACAAGCTCATCTGGAGGAAATACACCGCGTCCAATCACGTGGTGCACGGCCAGAATGAGAACTGCGACTGCAGCCCA GAGATATCCTTTAAAATCCAATTCCTGCGGCTACTCCAGAGTTTCAGCGATCACCATGA GAACAAGTACCTCTTGCTCAACAACCAGGAGCTGAACGAACTGAGTGCCATTTCCATGAAAGCTAACATCCCAGAGGTGGAAGCTCTAGTCAACACAGACAGAAGCTTAGTTTGTGACGGAAAGAAGGGTCTCCTCACGCGTCTCCTCACCGTCATGAAGAGGGAACCTCCCGACTCATCCTTTAG GTTCTGGCAGGCGAGGGCAGTGGAAAGTTTTCTCAGAGGAGCAACATCTTATGCAGACCAAATGTTCCTCCTAAAGCGAGGGCTCCTAGAG CACATCCTGCTCTGCATCATAGACAGCGGCTGTACGTCTCGAGACGTCCTCCAGAGCTACTTTGATCTGCTGGGGGAGCTCATGAAGTTCAACATTGATGCTTTTAAAAGGTTCAACAAATATGTCAACACTCCAGAGAAG TTTCAGGCCTTCCTGACTCAGatcaacagctccttggtggACTCCAACATGCTGGTGCGCTGCATCGTCCTCTCACTGGACCGCTTTGAAAGCCAGACCGAAGATGTCAAAG TTATGGAGGTGCTTTCTGAGTGCTGCCTGCTGTCCTACGTTGCCAGAGTTGAAAACAGATTGTCCTTCCTCTTCCGACTCATCAACATCATCAACGTACAAACACTTACGCAG GAGAATGTGAGCTGTTTAAATACCAGCTTGGTGATCTTGATGTTGGCCAGACGAAAGGCGAAGCTGCCCTTCTATCTCAACGCCCTGCGGGAGAAGGAGCACATGGAGAAATACCCCGGGTGCCTGCTGAACAACTTCCACAACCTGCTGCGCTTCTGGCAACGGCACTACCTCAACAAGGACAAGGATAGCACATGTCTGGAGAAC AGCTCCTGCATCCCGTTCAGCTACTGGAAGGAGACGGTGTCAGTACTTCTGGGCTCTGACAGAACTTCTCGCTGTGCCATTGTGAGTTACATTGACGAGCCCTTCATAGATCTGGACAGGGACCTGCTGGAAGATTGA
- the trpc4ap gene encoding short transient receptor potential channel 4-associated protein isoform X1 → MATLLGSEFSSSGRKRRNCNSNIVTKLTSSKITGKGFNRGTQLPGGLLQERDKPAKWHGIPDLLQKLHESSHPNSDLSHAHSYLKSLSSQLSVEAMSFVTEDRKTAQESTFPNTYTFDLFGGVDLLVEILMRPTLTMQKKKPKMNDELVKDCLSVLYNCCICTEGVTKSLAARDDFVLFLFTLMTNKKTFLQTATLIEDILGVKKEMIQLEGIPNLSGLVQSFDQQQLANFCRILSVTISEPDIGNDDKHTLLAKNAQQKRNACPSRAEVNQVTLLNIPGFIERLCKLATRKVSEATGANFLQELEDWYTWLDNALVLDALMQMATEEAEQSSTESSDESPLATSPLRHRLPQSMKTVHEIMYKVEVLYVLCVLLMGRQRNQVHKMLADFRLIPGLNNLFDKLIWRKYTASNHVVHGQNENCDCSPEISFKIQFLRLLQSFSDHHENKYLLLNNQELNELSAISMKANIPEVEALVNTDRSLVCDGKKGLLTRLLTVMKREPPDSSFRFWQARAVESFLRGATSYADQMFLLKRGLLEHILLCIIDSGCTSRDVLQSYFDLLGELMKFNIDAFKRFNKYVNTPEKFQAFLTQINSSLVDSNMLVRCIVLSLDRFESQTEDVKVMEVLSECCLLSYVARVENRLSFLFRLINIINVQTLTQENVSCLNTSLVILMLARRKAKLPFYLNALREKEHMEKYPGCLLNNFHNLLRFWQRHYLNKDKDSTCLENSSCIPFSYWKETVSVLLGSDRTSRCAIVSYIDEPFIDLDRDLLED, encoded by the exons ATGGCGACGCTTCTGGGGTCTGAGTTCTCTAGTAGTGGAAGAAAACGAAGAAATTGTAACAGTAATATAGTCACAAAGTTAACGTCTAGTAAAATAACCGGGAAAGGTTTCAACCGAGGAACACAG CTCCCTGGAGGCTTGCTTCAGGAGAGAGATAAACCTGCTAAGTGGCATGGCATCCCTGACCTGCTCCAGAAGCTCCACGAGAGCAGCCACCCCAACAGCGACCTCTCCCACGCTCACAGCTATCTCAAG AGCTTATCATCACAGCTCTCGGTGGAGGCCATGTCTTTCGTCACAGAAGACAGGAAGACCGCTCAGGAATCCACCTTCCCCAACACCTACACCTTTGATCTGTTTGGTGGAGTTGAT CTGCTTGTGGAAATCTTAATGAGACCCACACTAACtatgcagaagaagaaacccaAAA tgaatgATGAGCTCGTCAAAGACTGCCTTAGTGTTCTCTACAACTGTTGTATATGT ACGGAGGGAGTGACAAAGAGCCTGGCAGCCAGGGACgactttgttctgtttctctTCACTCTGATGACAAACAAGAAGACGTTTCTGCAGACGGCGACACTCATTGAAGACATTCTTGGAGTGAAAAAG GAGATGATTCAGTTGGAAGGAATCCCCAACCTCTCAGGTCTTGTCCAAAGCTTcgaccagcagcagctggccAATTTCTGCCGCATCCTGTCCGTCACCATCTCAGAACCAGATATAGGGAACGACGACAAGCACACGCTACTGGCCAAAAACGCTCAGCAGAAGCGCAACGCCTGCCCATCTCGCGCTGAGGTCAACCAGG TGACTCTACTGAACATCCCGGGCTTCATTGAGCGGCTGTGTAAGTTAGCCACTAGAAAAGTGTCTGAAGCCACAGGAGCAAACTTCCTGCAGGAGCTGGAGGACTGGTACACCTGGCTGGACAACGCACTGGTGCTTGACGCGCTCATGCAGATGGCCACCGAGGAGGCTGAGCAGAGCAGCACAG AGTCATCAGACGAGAGTCCTCTGGCCACCAGCCCTCTGAGACACAGGCTGCCCCAGTCCATGAAGACCGTCCACGAGATCATGTACAAGGTGGAGGTTCTGTACGTGCTCTGCGTCCTCCTGATGGGCCGACAGAGGAACCAG GTCCACAAGATGCTGGCCGATTTCCGTCTCATCCCGGGGCTCAACAACCTGTTCGACAAGCTCATCTGGAGGAAATACACCGCGTCCAATCACGTGGTGCACGGCCAGAATGAGAACTGCGACTGCAGCCCA GAGATATCCTTTAAAATCCAATTCCTGCGGCTACTCCAGAGTTTCAGCGATCACCATGA GAACAAGTACCTCTTGCTCAACAACCAGGAGCTGAACGAACTGAGTGCCATTTCCATGAAAGCTAACATCCCAGAGGTGGAAGCTCTAGTCAACACAGACAGAAGCTTAGTTTGTGACGGAAAGAAGGGTCTCCTCACGCGTCTCCTCACCGTCATGAAGAGGGAACCTCCCGACTCATCCTTTAG GTTCTGGCAGGCGAGGGCAGTGGAAAGTTTTCTCAGAGGAGCAACATCTTATGCAGACCAAATGTTCCTCCTAAAGCGAGGGCTCCTAGAG CACATCCTGCTCTGCATCATAGACAGCGGCTGTACGTCTCGAGACGTCCTCCAGAGCTACTTTGATCTGCTGGGGGAGCTCATGAAGTTCAACATTGATGCTTTTAAAAGGTTCAACAAATATGTCAACACTCCAGAGAAG TTTCAGGCCTTCCTGACTCAGatcaacagctccttggtggACTCCAACATGCTGGTGCGCTGCATCGTCCTCTCACTGGACCGCTTTGAAAGCCAGACCGAAGATGTCAAAG TTATGGAGGTGCTTTCTGAGTGCTGCCTGCTGTCCTACGTTGCCAGAGTTGAAAACAGATTGTCCTTCCTCTTCCGACTCATCAACATCATCAACGTACAAACACTTACGCAG GAGAATGTGAGCTGTTTAAATACCAGCTTGGTGATCTTGATGTTGGCCAGACGAAAGGCGAAGCTGCCCTTCTATCTCAACGCCCTGCGGGAGAAGGAGCACATGGAGAAATACCCCGGGTGCCTGCTGAACAACTTCCACAACCTGCTGCGCTTCTGGCAACGGCACTACCTCAACAAGGACAAGGATAGCACATGTCTGGAGAAC AGCTCCTGCATCCCGTTCAGCTACTGGAAGGAGACGGTGTCAGTACTTCTGGGCTCTGACAGAACTTCTCGCTGTGCCATTGTGAGTTACATTGACGAGCCCTTCATAGATCTGGACAGGGACCTGCTGGAAGATTGA